One genomic segment of Amycolatopsis granulosa includes these proteins:
- a CDS encoding site-2 protease family protein produces MLAYIFGVVLFALGICLSVALHEAGHMVTAKAFGMKVRRYFVGFGPKVFSFRRGETEYGLKWIPLGGFCDIAGMTALDEVTPDEAPRAMWRFKTWKRTVVMSAGSVTHFILGFVVLYLMAATMGLPNAVVGKPQIATVSECVRSATTDQEFAHPVCRPGDAAPAKTGGIQPGDEIVSVNGTPTKNYAEVTALIQQLSGPARFEVERDGQIVPLTVDVVRVDRPVPDAANPNGPGKVVSVGSIGVTFPSTLHYNAVTALGGAATFTGDMFVQTWQRLIEFPQRIPAVVSAIFGGERDPNTPVSVVGASRIGGEAVEAGLWSLFLLLLASLNFFVGVFNLLPLLPLDGGHIAIVWYERVRDWVRKLRGKAAGGPVDYSKLSAVTVVLVLIGGAVTLLTVTADIVNPIRLQ; encoded by the coding sequence GTGCTCGCCTACATTTTCGGGGTCGTGCTGTTCGCGCTGGGCATCTGCCTGTCCGTCGCGCTGCACGAGGCGGGGCACATGGTGACCGCCAAGGCGTTCGGCATGAAGGTCCGCCGCTACTTCGTCGGGTTCGGCCCGAAGGTGTTCTCCTTCCGGCGGGGCGAGACGGAGTACGGCCTGAAGTGGATCCCGCTCGGCGGGTTCTGCGACATCGCGGGCATGACCGCCCTGGACGAGGTGACGCCCGACGAGGCGCCGCGCGCGATGTGGCGGTTCAAGACGTGGAAGCGCACGGTGGTGATGTCGGCCGGGTCGGTCACCCACTTCATCCTGGGCTTCGTCGTGCTGTACCTGATGGCCGCGACGATGGGCCTGCCCAACGCCGTCGTGGGCAAGCCGCAGATCGCCACGGTCTCCGAGTGCGTGCGCAGCGCGACCACCGACCAGGAGTTCGCCCACCCGGTGTGCCGGCCGGGCGACGCGGCCCCCGCCAAGACCGGCGGTATCCAGCCGGGCGACGAGATCGTGTCCGTCAACGGCACGCCCACCAAGAACTACGCCGAGGTCACCGCGCTGATCCAGCAGCTGTCCGGCCCGGCCCGCTTCGAGGTCGAGCGGGACGGGCAGATCGTGCCGCTGACGGTCGACGTGGTGCGGGTCGACCGCCCGGTTCCGGACGCGGCCAACCCGAACGGGCCGGGGAAGGTCGTCTCCGTCGGCTCGATCGGCGTCACCTTCCCCAGCACGCTGCACTACAACGCGGTCACTGCCCTCGGTGGTGCCGCCACGTTCACCGGTGACATGTTCGTGCAGACCTGGCAGCGGCTGATCGAGTTCCCCCAGCGCATCCCGGCCGTGGTGTCCGCGATCTTCGGCGGTGAGCGCGACCCGAACACGCCGGTCAGCGTGGTCGGGGCGAGCCGCATCGGTGGCGAGGCGGTCGAGGCCGGGCTGTGGTCGCTGTTCCTGCTGCTGCTGGCGAGCCTGAACTTCTTCGTCGGCGTGTTCAACCTGCTGCCGCTGCTGCCGCTGGACGGCGGGCACATCGCGATCGTCTGGTACGAACGCGTGCGTGACTGGGTCCGCAAGCTGCGCGGCAAGGCCGCCGGTGGTCCCGTCGACTACTCGAAGCTGTCCGCGGTCACCGTGGTCCTGGTGCTGATCGGCGGTGCGGTAACCCTGCTCACCGTCACCGCGGACATCGTCAATCCCATCCGGTTGCAGTAG